Part of the Corynebacterium efficiens YS-314 genome is shown below.
ATGACCGCCACGGTCACATCATGGCCGGTGGCGATCCGGTGGGCCCGATCCAGTGAAACGGCGAGGTCCTCATCCATGGGGTGCAGCGTGGGATCAACAGGTGAGACCGCAGGGCAGTCCATCGGTTCCACCACCCCAGGCCTGGCGTCCTGGGCCCGCGCCGGTGGGGGAGCTGTTCCCGGACCAGGGGCACCGAGGAGAACGACCATGGTGAGGATCATGCTGCACACCGGCAGACGGCGTGGCCGAAGTGGGGGCAACTGCGGACCCATGAGCGCTCTCACCCACCCAGGCCGATGTCGAGTGCGCGCAGCATGCCGAACACGTCAAGCAGCTGCAGTGCCAGCGGGAGGGTGGCGGCCACGCAGACGGATTCGATGCGTTCCAACCACACGATGGTGGTCGGCTCCGGGGTGGGGATCCGCGGGATCCACACCGCCACGGTGACAGTGAGGGCTGCGATCAGCACACCCACGACCACCGCAGCCCAGGAATCTTCCTGACGGGAGGCGGAGATGACCGTGGTGATCAGAGCGGCGCAGGCCAGCACAATGAGCGACCAGGTGGGAACCGCCCTGCTCTGCCGGATGGCGTGCAGCAGGCAGGCGATGGTGGTGACCAGGGCGAACAGGGTGGTGAACCAGGTACCCGGACCGGAGGCGACAAAGATGAGGAGCGCGCCGGTGAGGGAGAGGGCGAGGACCTGGGCGTCATACAACGTCTGCGCCCGGGTGGCCGCGGCGGTAGGGTCGGTCATCCCGTTGTCACTGACCGAGAGATCCTGCCCCGCGGTGGGCAGCGTGGGTACGCGCAGGCCCGCCAGTGCCGCCGAGAGTTTCGGGGCGGCACCCAGCCACAACATGATCACCGCGATGGTGATGGCGGCCGGGCCACTGACATCATCACCCGTCCGGCTCAGGCCCGCCCCGGCGGCGGCGACCGGTGCCAGCAGCAGGATGGTGGTGAGGGTGGCTCTGACCATCAGCGTCGGTGTGAGCACCAGGTGTAGAAGGAGCACGGCGGTCAGTCCCGCACCGGAGGCACACACCAGGCCCCAGGCGAGTTCACCGGTGGTGGCAGCCAGCGGATCAACCACCGTGACCAGCGCGGCGGCGGCGGTGAGGAGGGCGATGAGCACCGGAAGCACCACCCTTGTGACCGGTGTCGTGGCCTCCGGGGCGGTGCTGCGCGGTAACCAGGCCAGGACGATCACGCAGATCACGGTCAGGATGAGCATGCGGATACCCGGATCCACCCCACCGGCCACCGGTGCGGCCAGAAGGACAGCCACCGCGACCAGACCGGTGAGGGTGAGCAGATCCACCAGCCCGATGGTGCGGGTGCTGGAGGACAACTCCACCAGGGCCTCGGCGGCATCGCGGATCACCGGGGCGGGCAGGTCACGCTCCGGGGACAACACCAGCACCCCGCCCTGTTCCAGCTGGGTGTGGGACAGCGGGAGAGCCGGGTCGATGGGGATCCCCGTGGCGGTGCGTGCCACCCACGGCCGGGAGATGGTCGGGGCCCCGGTGAGGTCGAGAACCTCCTGGAGGATCTCCGCCAGACTCGACCAGGCGGGCAGGGACAGATCAGCCATGGCAAAGGGTTTATTGCCCACGGTGAGATCGATGCGGACACTGACCCGCAGCACGTTGTCGATCGCCACGTTTTCCTCCCCTGTAGGTGGTGTGAACTCAGGTGTGCTGCCTTGTAAGTCTGCCAAAGATGCTGGTCAGAAAACGGTTTGGTGAGAAAACACCCATTTTGACCCCCGGCGGGAACCTATGGGCCGGTTGCGCAGTCCAACCATGGATGAGAGTCGTCTCCACGCGGGTGGCCGCGGGGGATAAGACAGGTTGACCACTCCGGGGAGGAACTGCAATTGACCACACTCACCACGGGAGGGGACACCGGCATCACGCCGGGACCACCCGGACCACCCGTACCACCGGCACCACGCATCGTCTATCCCGGTCGGGCATCAGCCACCGGCCCGGGTGACGGTGGCGCAGCGGGGGACAACGAGGCGTCGACAAGCACCCCGACAAGCACCCCGACAGGAGATCCCGCGCGCGTCGCCGGCTACATCATTGAGCAGATGACCTGGTCGGAGCGCGATCCGGCACCCCCGCTGCCCACCGCGCCCCTGGTGGCGGAACCGGTGCCCGCGGCGGAGAGGCCGGCGCCGCGCCCACTGATCAAGGTGCTGCTGCCGGTGATCATGGTGGCGGCGGTGCTGGCGATGGTGGCGCTGATGATCATGATGAGTGGCCAGCTCAATCCGATGGTGCTCATCTTCCCGCTCATGATGATCATGTCCATGGCCATGATGTTCAGCCCGCAGGAGGGCCGGGACACCGATGAGACCAGACGGACCTATATGCGTCATCTGGATGCCCTGCGCCACCGGGCCCTGGATCATGCGCAGGCCCAGCGCGTCCACGAACTGCACCGCCACCCCGACCCGTCTGGCCTGTGGTCCCGCCTGGGGTCGAGGCGCATGTGGGAACGCTCCACCCAGGACCAGGACTGCCTGGAGATCCGCTTCGGCCTGGGCACCACGAGCCTGCAACCGGGCATCGAGGTGCCTGATTCCGGTGCCCCGGAGGATCTGGACCCGGTGTGTGCGGTGTCGCTGCGCCACACGGTACGTGCCGTGGGGTCGGTGCAGGGCATGCCGGTGGCGGTCCAGCTGCAGGCATTCCGGTACCTGGGACTCAACGGCCCCGGCGCGCATGATCTGGCCCGGGCGATCGTGGTGCAGTTGTTGTTCCACCACGGCCCGGAAACCGTCAGCGTGACCGCACGGGGTGCAGCACCGGACGACGGCGGGTGGGACTGGTTGAAGTGGGTGCCGCATGCGCGGGAACCGGAGCATGCCGCCCACCGGGTGCTCATCGTTGATTCGGAACTGACCAACGGCACGGAAACCTTTATCGATGATCCGCGGTGGACGTGCATCATCAACGTCGGGGCGCTGACCAGCACGGAGCTGGGGCAACGCGCGGAGCAGGAGGGCCTGCTGCTGCATGTGGATAGGGAACTGACCGTGTTCACCGCCCAGGGTGTGGAGACCCTCGGGGTACCCGACCAGGTCACCTTCGCTGTGGCCTCCACCTTTGGGCGTATGCTCACCGCCTACCGCCGGGCCAGCACCACCGAGGCCCGCGCCTCCGGTGACCTGCTGCCCCTGCTGGGTATCCCGGACCACACCCACCTGACCCCGGATACTCTGTGGACCACCCCGGCGCAGGGGCGCCCGGCCCGCAGCCGTCTCACGGTGCCCCTCGGCCTGAGCGAGCATGGCACCCCGATGGTGCTGGACCTGAAGGAATCCGCCCATGGCGGCATGGGCCCGCATGGCCTGTGCATCGGCGCCACGGGCAGTGGAAAATCCGAACTGCTGCGCACCCTGGTCTCCGGGCTGGTGCTCACCCATTCCCCGGCGGAGCTCAATCTGGTGCTGGTGGATTTCAAGGGCGGGGCAACCTTCCTGGGTTTCGAGACCCTGCCGCACACGTCTGCGGTGATCACCAACCTGGAGGAGGAATCCATCCTGGTCGAGCGCATGCATGATGCGATCTCCGGTGAGATGAACCGCCGCCAGGAGCACCTGCGTCGCGCCGGTGGGTTCGCCAACGTCGATGACTACAACGCGGCGGCCCCCACCCGGGATGACCTGGAACCCATGCCGGCGCTGCTCATCGTCCTGGATGAGTTCTC
Proteins encoded:
- the eccD gene encoding type VII secretion integral membrane protein EccD translates to MAIDNVLRVSVRIDLTVGNKPFAMADLSLPAWSSLAEILQEVLDLTGAPTISRPWVARTATGIPIDPALPLSHTQLEQGGVLVLSPERDLPAPVIRDAAEALVELSSSTRTIGLVDLLTLTGLVAVAVLLAAPVAGGVDPGIRMLILTVICVIVLAWLPRSTAPEATTPVTRVVLPVLIALLTAAAALVTVVDPLAATTGELAWGLVCASGAGLTAVLLLHLVLTPTLMVRATLTTILLLAPVAAAGAGLSRTGDDVSGPAAITIAVIMLWLGAAPKLSAALAGLRVPTLPTAGQDLSVSDNGMTDPTAAATRAQTLYDAQVLALSLTGALLIFVASGPGTWFTTLFALVTTIACLLHAIRQSRAVPTWSLIVLACAALITTVISASRQEDSWAAVVVGVLIAALTVTVAVWIPRIPTPEPTTIVWLERIESVCVAATLPLALQLLDVFGMLRALDIGLGG